In Catharus ustulatus isolate bCatUst1 chromosome 29, bCatUst1.pri.v2, whole genome shotgun sequence, the following are encoded in one genomic region:
- the LOC117008456 gene encoding excitatory amino acid transporter 4-like isoform X2, with protein MSEQSHVNSLFLNEDAAKRLHADSRVQQFRQAVQKRAARAKKRMHSITAESAKSFFRRNAFVLFTIAAVLLGIILAFSLRSYQLTYRQIKYFSFPGELLMRMLQMLVLPLIVSSLITGMASLDSRVSGKMGMRAIIYYMVTTIIAVFIGIFMVIIIHPGKGSKDKLHREGRIEQVQTTDAFMDLVRNMFPPNLVEACFKQYKTQYSTRVFTRTIRHSSNVTAGMTTTQIPVPENFTSIMENVTHALGTISEVLTFEEVIPIPGSANGVNALGLVVFSMCFGLMIGSMKQKGRALREFFNCLNEAIMRLVAIIIWYAPVGIMFLIAGKILEMDDLAVMGGQLGMYTLTVIVGLLIHALCILPLLYFIVTHRNPWVFIAGLLQALITALGTSSSSATLPITFRCLEENNGVDRRITRFVLPVGATINMDGTALYEALAAIFIAQVNNYELDFGQIITISITATAASIGAAGIPQAGLVTMVIVLTSVGLPTEDITLIIAVDWFLDRLRTTTNVLGDSLGAGIVEHLSRHELDAQDCELDCLSNFSRKH; from the exons ATGAGCGAGCAAAGCCATGTCAACAGCCTGTTCCTCAACGAAGATGCAGCCAAGCGGCTCCACGCTGACAGCCGGGTGCAACAGTTCCGGCAGGCTGTGCAGAAGCGGGCGGCACGGGCCAAGAAGCGGAtgcacagcatcactgctgaGAGCGCTAAAAGCTTCTTCAGGAGAAATGCATTTGTCCTCTTCACCATTGCTGCAGTCCTACTAG GGATTATCCTGGCCTTCTCCCTCCGGTCCTACCAGCTGACCTATCGCCAGATCAAGTATTTCTCCTTCCCTGGTGAGCTGCTGATGCGTATGCTCCAGATGCTGGTTCTTCCTCTCATTGTCTCTAGCTTGATTACAG gaatggcttcactggATAGCAGAGTCTCAGGGAAGATGGGGATGCGGGCTATCATCTACTACATGGTGACCACAATCATCGCTGTCTTCATTGGCATCTTCATGGTGATCATCATACACCCAGGAAAAGGATCTAAGGACAAACTTCACCGAGAAGGCAGAATTGAGCAGGTGCAGACCACAGATGCCTTCATGGACTTGGTGAG GAATATGTTCCCGCCCAACCTGGTAGAAGCCTGCTTCAAACAG TACAAGACTCAATACAGCACCAGGGTCTTCACCAGAACCATCCGCCACAGCAGCAATGTCACAGCAGGCATGACAACCACTCAGATCCCTGTGCCTGAGAATTTCACCAGCATCATGGAGAATGTCACTCATGCCCTGGGAACCATCTCCGAGGTGCTGACCTTTGAAGAAGtcattcccatcccaggctCAGCCAATGGGGTGAACGCTCTGGGGCTGGTAGTGTTCTCCATGTGCTTCGGTTTGATGATCGGCAGCATGAAGCAGAAGGGACGGGCCCTGCGGGAGTTCTTTAACTGCCTCAACGAAGCCATCATGAGGCTGGTGGCCATTATCATCTG GTATGCTCCAGTTGGGATCATGTTTTTAATTGCGGGCAAAATCCTGGAGATGGATGACCTAGCAGTGATGGGAGGCCAGCTGGGAATGTACACGCTCACTGTCATCGTTGGACTCCTCATCCACGCCCTTTGCATCCTGCCCCTGCTCTACTTCATTGTCACTCACCGAAACCCCTGGGTGTTCAttgcagggctcctgcaggctctcatcacagccctgggcacctccTCCAG CTCAGCAACTCTGCCCATAACCTTCAGGTGCCTGGAAGAAAACAATGGTGTGGACAGGCGCATCACGAGgtttgtgctgcctgtgggagCCACAATTAACATGGACGGCACTGCTCTGTACGAGGCCCTTGCAGCCATCTTCATTGCCCAAGTCAACAACTATGAACTTGACTTTGGGCAAATCATCACAATAAG CATCACTGCCACTGCAGCCAGCATTGGAGCCGCAGGTATTCCCCAGGCAGGACTGGTGACAATGGTTATAGTACTGACATCAGTGGGGCTGCCTACTGAAGATATTACACTGATCATCGCTGTGGACTGGTTTCT
- the LOC117008456 gene encoding excitatory amino acid transporter 4-like isoform X3 produces MSEQSHVNSLFLNEDAAKRLHADSRVQQFRQAVQKRAARAKKRMHSITAESAKSFFRRNAFVLFTIAAVLLGIILAFSLRSYQLTYRQIKYFSFPGELLMRMLQMLVLPLIVSSLITGMASLDSRVSGKMGMRAIIYYMVTTIIAVFIGIFMVIIIHPGKGSKDKLHREGRIEQVQTTDAFMDLVRNMFPPNLVEACFKQYKTQYSTRVFTRTIRHSSNVTAGMTTTQIPVPENFTSIMENVTHALGTISEVLTFEEVIPIPGSANGVNALGLVVFSMCFGLMIGSMKQKGRALREFFNCLNEAIMRLVAIIIWYAPVGIMFLIAGKILEMDDLAVMGGQLGMYTLTVIVGLLIHALCILPLLYFIVTHRNPWVFIAGLLQALITALGTSSSSATLPITFRCLEENNGVDRRITRFVLPVGATINMDGTALYEALAAIFIAQVNNYELDFGQIITISITATAASIGAAGIPQAGLVTMVIVLTSVGLPTEDITLIIAVDWFLDRLRTTTNVLGDSLGAGIVEHLSRHELDAQDCELD; encoded by the exons ATGAGCGAGCAAAGCCATGTCAACAGCCTGTTCCTCAACGAAGATGCAGCCAAGCGGCTCCACGCTGACAGCCGGGTGCAACAGTTCCGGCAGGCTGTGCAGAAGCGGGCGGCACGGGCCAAGAAGCGGAtgcacagcatcactgctgaGAGCGCTAAAAGCTTCTTCAGGAGAAATGCATTTGTCCTCTTCACCATTGCTGCAGTCCTACTAG GGATTATCCTGGCCTTCTCCCTCCGGTCCTACCAGCTGACCTATCGCCAGATCAAGTATTTCTCCTTCCCTGGTGAGCTGCTGATGCGTATGCTCCAGATGCTGGTTCTTCCTCTCATTGTCTCTAGCTTGATTACAG gaatggcttcactggATAGCAGAGTCTCAGGGAAGATGGGGATGCGGGCTATCATCTACTACATGGTGACCACAATCATCGCTGTCTTCATTGGCATCTTCATGGTGATCATCATACACCCAGGAAAAGGATCTAAGGACAAACTTCACCGAGAAGGCAGAATTGAGCAGGTGCAGACCACAGATGCCTTCATGGACTTGGTGAG GAATATGTTCCCGCCCAACCTGGTAGAAGCCTGCTTCAAACAG TACAAGACTCAATACAGCACCAGGGTCTTCACCAGAACCATCCGCCACAGCAGCAATGTCACAGCAGGCATGACAACCACTCAGATCCCTGTGCCTGAGAATTTCACCAGCATCATGGAGAATGTCACTCATGCCCTGGGAACCATCTCCGAGGTGCTGACCTTTGAAGAAGtcattcccatcccaggctCAGCCAATGGGGTGAACGCTCTGGGGCTGGTAGTGTTCTCCATGTGCTTCGGTTTGATGATCGGCAGCATGAAGCAGAAGGGACGGGCCCTGCGGGAGTTCTTTAACTGCCTCAACGAAGCCATCATGAGGCTGGTGGCCATTATCATCTG GTATGCTCCAGTTGGGATCATGTTTTTAATTGCGGGCAAAATCCTGGAGATGGATGACCTAGCAGTGATGGGAGGCCAGCTGGGAATGTACACGCTCACTGTCATCGTTGGACTCCTCATCCACGCCCTTTGCATCCTGCCCCTGCTCTACTTCATTGTCACTCACCGAAACCCCTGGGTGTTCAttgcagggctcctgcaggctctcatcacagccctgggcacctccTCCAG CTCAGCAACTCTGCCCATAACCTTCAGGTGCCTGGAAGAAAACAATGGTGTGGACAGGCGCATCACGAGgtttgtgctgcctgtgggagCCACAATTAACATGGACGGCACTGCTCTGTACGAGGCCCTTGCAGCCATCTTCATTGCCCAAGTCAACAACTATGAACTTGACTTTGGGCAAATCATCACAATAAG CATCACTGCCACTGCAGCCAGCATTGGAGCCGCAGGTATTCCCCAGGCAGGACTGGTGACAATGGTTATAGTACTGACATCAGTGGGGCTGCCTACTGAAGATATTACACTGATCATCGCTGTGGACTGGTTTCT